Proteins encoded within one genomic window of Dermatophilus congolensis:
- a CDS encoding polysaccharide biosynthesis C-terminal domain-containing protein: MNTTPTQRRLKAVVTGANGFLGWHLRARLLTLPNIDTYPINRADFATHALEEALSDADLVFHCAGINRSNEHELNNGNIALANRLVTALESTVSGRYTAGKREPAVVYAGSNHACPEHPNSSTPYGHGKRQAGHIITEWAEHAGGEASATDLRFCGLFGEHGRPDYNSFVATFAHTIAHDGSPRITDDREIPLLHVGEACERMIAAALQRTNGIREQTGTMIRISEVARTLERFHSVYAPTGEIPDLNSPLGIPLFNTLRAAMWPHAYPIPTHPNTDERGTLIETIRVHGSSGQVFHSTTNPGYTRGNHFHLNKIERFQVLHGTARICLRRVLTNERIDFDVTGDNPVTIDMPTLWTHNITNTGTTPLHTMFWTNELYDPKNPDTTPHPVDPDTTPQP, encoded by the coding sequence ATGAACACCACCCCCACCCAACGCCGCCTCAAAGCCGTCGTCACCGGCGCCAACGGATTCCTCGGCTGGCACCTACGCGCCCGCCTCCTCACCCTGCCAAACATCGACACCTACCCCATCAACCGCGCCGACTTCGCCACCCACGCCCTCGAAGAAGCCCTCTCCGACGCCGACCTCGTCTTCCACTGCGCAGGCATCAACCGCAGCAACGAACACGAACTCAACAACGGCAACATCGCCCTAGCCAACCGACTCGTCACCGCACTAGAAAGCACCGTCTCCGGCCGCTACACCGCAGGCAAACGCGAACCAGCCGTCGTCTACGCAGGCTCCAACCACGCCTGCCCCGAACACCCCAACAGCTCCACCCCCTACGGACACGGAAAACGCCAAGCCGGCCACATCATCACCGAATGGGCCGAACACGCCGGCGGCGAAGCCAGCGCCACCGACCTACGTTTCTGCGGCCTCTTCGGCGAACACGGCCGCCCCGACTACAACAGCTTCGTCGCCACCTTCGCCCACACCATCGCCCACGACGGCTCACCCCGCATCACCGACGACCGCGAAATCCCCCTCCTACACGTCGGCGAAGCCTGCGAACGCATGATCGCCGCCGCACTCCAACGCACCAACGGCATCCGCGAACAAACCGGCACCATGATTCGCATCTCCGAAGTCGCCCGCACCCTCGAACGATTCCACTCCGTCTACGCCCCCACCGGTGAAATCCCCGACCTCAACTCCCCCCTAGGCATCCCCCTGTTCAACACCCTGCGCGCCGCTATGTGGCCCCACGCCTACCCCATCCCCACCCACCCCAACACCGACGAACGCGGCACCCTCATCGAAACCATCCGCGTCCACGGCAGCAGCGGCCAAGTGTTCCACTCCACCACCAACCCCGGCTACACCCGAGGCAACCACTTCCACCTCAACAAAATCGAACGCTTCCAAGTCCTGCACGGCACCGCCCGCATCTGCCTACGACGCGTCCTGACCAACGAACGCATCGACTTCGATGTCACCGGCGACAACCCCGTCACCATCGACATGCCCACCCTGTGGACACACAACATCACCAACACCGGAACCACTCCCCTACACACCATGTTCTGGACCAACGAGCTCTACGACCCCAAAAACCCCGACACCACACCACACCCCGTCGACCCCGACACCACACCCCAACCATGA